One genomic window of Salvelinus alpinus chromosome 9, SLU_Salpinus.1, whole genome shotgun sequence includes the following:
- the plscr3a gene encoding phospholipid scramblase 1 produces the protein MENNFRATGVPPGLEYLTQLDQILIHQKVELLEAITSFETKNRYVIKNSLGQEIYTAKEDSDCCTRNCCGPNRMFEMKIKDHSGQEVMHLVKPFRCTSCFWPCCLQEMEVQSPPSTTIGYVVQNWHPFKPKLSILGAAKETLLTIEGPFCACSCCGDVDFEVMGKDSDQPIGRISKQWSGLIKEAFTDSDNFGIQFPMDLDVKMKAVLMGACILIDFMFFESSGDGDQRCSVFG, from the exons ATGGAAAATAACTTTCGAGCAACAGGAGTGCCCCCTGGCCTAGAGTACCTAACACAG CTCGATCAAATCTTGATCCATCAGAAAGTGGAACTGCTGGAGG CCATCACTTCCTTTGAGACTAAAAACCGGTATGTAATCAAGAACAGTTTGGGACAGGAAATCTACACGGCCAAGGAGGATAGTGACTGCTGCACCCGGAACTGCTGCGGTCCCAACCGCATGTTTGAGATGAAGATCAAAGACCACAGTGGCCAGGAGGTCATGCACCTGGTCAAGCCCTTCCGCTGCACCTCCTGCTTCTGGCCCTGCTGCCTGCAAGAG ATGGAGGTCCAATCCCCTCCTAGCACCACCATAGGTTATGTGGTTCAGAACTGGCATCCCTTCAAGCCAAAACTGTCCATCCTAGGAGCTGCCAAAGAGACTCTCCTGACGATTGAAGGTCCTTTCTGTGCCTGTAGCTGCTGTGGAGATGTTGATTTTGAG GTGATGGGCAAGGACAGCGACCAGCCCATTGGGAGAATAAGTAAGCAGTGGAGTGGGCTGATAAAGGAGGCCTTCACTGACTCAGACAACTTTGGGATCCAGTTCCCCATGGACCTGGATGTCAAGATGAAGGCTGTGCTGATGGGGGCCTGCATCCTTATT GATTTCATGTTCTTTGAAAGCAGTGGTGACGGTGATCAACGGTGTTCTGTATTTGGATGA